A single window of Falco rusticolus isolate bFalRus1 chromosome 6, bFalRus1.pri, whole genome shotgun sequence DNA harbors:
- the SF3B5 gene encoding splicing factor 3B subunit 5 has protein sequence MTDRYTIHSQLEHLQSKYIGTGHADTTKWEWLVNQHRDSYCSYMGHFDLLNYFAIAENESKARVRFNLMEKMLQPCGPPADKPDES, from the coding sequence atgaCGGACCGGTACACCATCCACAGCCAGCTGGAGCACCTGCAGTCCAAGTACATCGGGACGGGCCACGCCGACACCACCAAGTGGGAGTGGCTGGTGAACCAGCACCGGGACTCGTACTGCTCCTACATGGGCCACTTCGACCTGCTCAACTACTTCGCCATCGCCGAGAACGAGAGCAAGGCGCGCGTCCGCTTCAACCTCATGGAGAAGATGCTGCAGCCCTGCGGGCCGCCCGCTGACAAGCCCGACGAGTCTTAG